The Streptomyces liliiviolaceus sequence AAGTCGGCGGACTACACGATGAAGCTGCAGACGACCTGCGGCGCGATAGACATCGACATGCCGGCCTCGAAGGCCCCGCACACCGTGAACTCGTTCAGCTTCCTCACGGGCAAGGGCTACCTGGACCACACCAAGTGCCACCGTCTGACGACGAACGGCATCTACGTGCTCCAGTGCGGCGACCCGCAGGGCACCGGCATGGGCGGCCCCGGCTACACCATTCCCGACGAGAACCTCAAGGACAAGCGCCTCAAGGGCGATGTGTACCCGGCGGGCACGGTGGCGATGGCCAACCAGTACAACGCGCAGACGAAGGAAGGCCGCGACAGCGGCGGCAGCCAGTTCTTCCTCGTCTACCAGGACAGTCAGTTGCCGGCCAACTACACACCGTTCGGCACGATTTCCGAATCGGGCATGAAGGTGCTGAAGAAAATCGCGGCCGCCGGCGAGAGCACTGGCCAGGGCGACGGCACACCCAACGCGACCGTCGTGATCGACAAGGCGACCGTGACGAAATCCTGACCGCAGGCAGCGAAATTTCGGTCGCGCGGGATGCGGACAGCCGCCCCGCCGGTCGCCTATGTTGGCCGTGACGAAACTGTGGACGATGCCCGGGGGCAAAGCAGCCCCACGCAGGCATCATGTGGAGGAGGCGCTGTGAGCAGCGACCCGTGGGGCCGCGTCGACGAGACGGGCACCGTGTACGTGCGTACCACCGACGGCGAGCAGGTAGTCGGTTCCTGGCAGGCCGGTACTCCCGACGAGGCACTGGCCTACTTCGAGCGCAAGTACGAGGGACTGGTCGTGGAGATCGGCCTTCTCGAACGACGGGTGAAGACCACCGACCTGTCCTCGAAGGACGCCCAGGTCGCCATCGCCCACATCCGCGAACAGGTGGACGCCCACCACGCGGTCGGGGATCTGGACGCGCTGAAGGTCCGGCTGGACAAGCTCGTCGAGACGGTCGACGCCCGTCGTGAGGAGCGCAAGGCGCAGCGGGCGAAGCAGTCCGACGAGGCCCGGCACTCCAAGGAGGCGCTGGTCGTCGAGGCGGAGGAGCTGGCCCAGTCCGACCAGTGGCGGGCCGCCGGTGAGCGGCTGCGGGCGCTCGTGGACACCTGGAAGGGCCTGCCGAGGCTCGACCGGAAGTCCGACGACGAGCTGTGGCACCGCTTCTCGCACGCGCGCTCGGCGTTCTCCAAGCGGCGCAAGGCGCACTTCGCGTCGCTGGACGCGCAGCGCGAGGAGGCCCGCAAGACCAAGGAGAAGCTGGTCGCGGAGGCCGAGTCGCTCTCGGCCTCGGCCGACTGGGGTCCGACGGCGGCCCGTTACCGCGAGCTGATGGCGGACTGGAAGGCCGCGGGCCGTGCCCAGCGCGAGCACGAGGACGACCTGTGGAACCGCTTCCGCGGCGCCCAGGACGTGTTCTTCGCGGCGCGCAGCTCGGTGTTCGCCGAGCGGGACGCGGAGCAGACGGAGAACCTGAAGCTCAAGGAGGAGCTGGCCGAGGAGGCCGAGAAGCTCGTCCCGGTGCAGGATCTGAAGGCGGCCAGGGCCGCTTTCCGCTCGATCAACGAGCGCTGGGAGGCCATCGGCCATGTGCCGCGGGACGCCCGGCCGAAGGTCGAGGGACGGATGCACGCGGTGGAGCGGGCGCTCCAAGAGTCCGAGGAGACCGAGTGGCGCCGGACGAACCCAGAGGCACGCGCGCGTGCGGAGGGTCTGACCGGGCAGCTGCAGGCCGCTGTGGACAAGCTCCAGGGGCAGATCGAGACGGCTCGCTCCGCGGGGAACGGGGCCAAGGCCGACAAGCTCCAGCGGGAGCTCGACGGGCGGCAGGCGCTGCTTGATCAGGCCCTGAAGGGTCTGCACGAGTTCGGCGGATAGCTCCGCCAGGGCGCTCCGCCAGGGCGCTCCGCTGGGCGGCCCGTTTTTGACTGCGGGTGCGTCGTGGCTGGTCGCGCAGTTCCCCGCGCCCCTCGAAGGAGGGCTGCGCCCTCTTCGCGACACAGGAGGGGCTCCCGTACGGTCCGTACGGGAGCCCCTCCTTCGTGTTCTGCTGCTAGGCCTCCGACGGGCGGCGGGCCGATGTCACGCGGTAGACGTCGTACACGCCCTCCACTCCCCTGACCGCCTTCAGGACGTGGCCCAGGTGTTTGGGGTCGCCCATCTCGAAGGTGAAGCGGGAGGTGGCCACCCGGTCGCGGGACGTCTGGACGGCCGCGGACAGGATGTTGACGTGCTGGTCGGACAGGACGCGTGTGACGTCCGACAGAAGCCGTGAGCGGTCCAGCGCCTCGACCTGGATGGCGACCAGGAAGACCGAGGACTGGGTGGGGGCCCACTCGACTTCGAGGATGCGCTCGGGCTCACGGGACAGGGAGTCGACGTTGACGCAGTCGGTGCGGTGGACCGACACCCCGCTGCCGCGCGTCACGAAGCCCATGATCGGGTCGCCGGGAACGGGCGTGCAACAGCGGGCCAGCTTGACCCACACGTCGTCGACGCCCTTGACGACGACACCCGGGTCGGCGTTCGAGCGGCGCTTGCGGCCGCGGCCGCGCGCGGGCGGGACGCTCTCGTCGATCTCCTCGGTGGCGGCCTCCTCGCCGCCGAGCGCCTGCACGAGCTTCTGCACGACACCCTGCGCGGCCACATGGCCCTCGCCGATGGCCGCGTACAGGGACGAGATGTCGGGGTAGCGCATCTCGTGCGCGAGCGTGACCAGCGAGTCGCCGGTGAGGATGCGCTGGATCGGCAGGTTCTGCTTGCGCATGGCCCGCGCGATGGCGTCCTTGCCCTGCTCGATCGCCTCGTCGCGGCGCTCCTTGGAGAACCAGGCGCGGATCTTGTTGCGGGCGCGGGGCGACTTGACGAAGCCCAGCCAGTCCCGGGACGGTCCGGCGCCGGCCGCCTTGGAGGTGAAGACCTCCACCAGGTCGCCGTTGTCGAGGGTCGACTCCAGCGGGACGAGGCGTCCGTTGACGCGTGCTCCTATGGTGCGGTGACCCACCTCCGTATGCACCGCGTAGGAGAAGTCCACGGGGGTCGCGCCGGCCGGCAGCGCTATCACGTCGCCCTTCGGCGTGAAGACGAAGACCTCGTTGCGTGAGAGGTCGAAGCGCAGGGACTCCAGGAACTCGCCCGGGTCCTCGGTCTCCTTCTGCCAGTCGAGGAGCTGGCGCAGCCACGCCATGTCGTTGAGGTGGTCGTCCTTGCCGGTGGTCCGCGGCTGGTCGGAGCGCACCTTGGAGGCACCGGCGACGGCCTCCTGCTTGTACTTCCAGTGGGCGGCGATGCCGTACTCGGCGCGGCGGTGCATGTCGAACGTACGGATCTGGAGTTCGACCGGCTTGCCGTTGGGCCCGATGACCGTCGTGTGCAGCGACTGGTACATGTTGAACTTGGGCATCGCGATGTAGTCCTTGAACCGCCCCGGAACCGGGTTCCAGCGGGCGTGGACGGTGCCCAGCGCCGCGTAGCAGTCGCGGACGGTGTCGACGAGGACGCGGATGCCCACCAGGTCGTAGATCTCCGCGAAGTCACGGCCGCGGACGATCATCTTCTGGTAGACGCTGTAGTAGTGCTTCGGGCGGCCGGTGACGGTCGCCTTGATGCGGGCCGCGCGCAGGTCGGACTGGACCTCGTCGGTCACTATGGCGAGGTATTCGTCCCTCTTGGGGGCGCGCTCGGCGACCAGGCGCACGATCTCGTCGTACATCTTGGGGTAGAGGATCGCGAAGGCGAGGTCCTCCAGCTCCCACTTGATGGTGTTCATGCCCAGGCGGTGGGCGAGCGGCGCGTAGATCTCCAGGGTCTCGCGCGCCTTCTTCTCCTGCTTCTCGCGCTTGAGGTACCGCATGGTGCGCATGTTGTGCAGGCGGTCGGCGAGCTTGATGACCAGGACGCGGGGGTCCTTGGCCATGGCGACGACCATCTTGCGGACGGTCTCGGCCTGCGCGGCCTCGCCGAACTTGACCTTGTCGAGCTTGGTGACGCCGTCGACGAGCAGGGCGACCTGGTCGCCGAAGTCCTTGCGGAGGGTGTCGAGGCCGTACTCGGTGTCCTCGACCGTGTCGTGCAGCAGGCCCGCCATCAGCGTCGCCGGGTCCATGCCCAGCTCGGCGAGGATCGTCGTCACCGCGAGCGGGTGCGTGATGTACGGGTCGCCGCTCTTGCGCTTCTGGCCGCGGTGCCAGCGCTCGGCGACCTGGTAGGCGCGCTCGACCTGGCGCAGGGTGGCCGTCTCGATCTTCGGGTCGTTGCTGCGCACGATCCGCAGCAACGGCTCCAGCACCGGGTTGTACGGGTTCGAGCGCTGGACGCCGAGACGGGCGAGCCGGGCCCGTACACGGTTCGAGGAGCCGCCGGAGCGCGCGGGCTGGCCGGCGGCGGGCCGCGCGGCGGACGCGGGACGGGCCGCGGGCGTGGAGGCCTGCCGCTCGGGAGCAGCCGGCTCGGGGCGTGGCTGATCCGCCGCCTTGGCCGGGGCCGACCCGTTCTTCGCGGGTGCGGGCGCGGCGGGCTTGCCCGCGGGCGCCGCGGGCTGCTCGGGCTTGGCGGCCGGTGATACCCCCGGGCGTTCGGCCCTGGGGGCGAGTGGCTGGGCCTCGTCTGGCAAGAGGGCTCCTCGTGCGCGATCCGGGTCCCCGGTCAGGCTCCGGAAACCCCATGGTAGCGATCCTGGGCCGGGGTCTCGCCTTCGGCCGGTGGGACGGCCTTCCACGGGAGAAACACGAGAGGCGGGTCCCGGATTCCTCCGGGACCCGCCTGCACGGTGTCCTGCGGGGTTCTGAGCGGTGTCGGACGGGTGGCCGCCCGGTTGTGCGGGCGGCCGGTCCTCCGGTCGCTCAGACCGTGAGCAGCGCCTCCAGCGGGGCGCCGTCCAGAGCGGGCTCCAGACGGGCGCGGCCGCTCAGGAAGCCCAGCTCCATGAGAACGGCGACCCCGGCGACCTCGGCGCCCGCCCTGCGGATCAGCTGGAGCGAGGCCTCGGCGGTGCCACCGGTGGCAAGGACGTCGTCGACGACCATCACGCGGTCGCCCGGCGCTAGGTCCTCGGCGTGCACCTCGATCTCGGCGGAGCCGTACTCCAGCTCGTACGACTGGCTGAGGGTCGCTCCGGGGAGCTTGCCCGCCTTGCGTACGGGGATGAAGCCCAGGCCGGCGCGGACCGCGACGGGGGCGCCCAGGATGAAGCCGCGGGCCTCCAGGCCGACGATCTTCGTGGCGCCGTTGCGGACGCTGATCCCGGCCAGGGCCTCGGTGAGCGCCGTGAACGCCGCCGGGTCCGCCAGAAGCGGGGTGATGTCCTTGAACATCACGCCCGGCTCCGGGTAGTCCGGCACGTCACGGATGCGGCTGAGCAGCAGTTCCTCGATGCCGGTCATCGGCGCTTGCCCGAAGGACGGCCGCGGCCCCTGCTCCGGGACGACGGCTGGGCGCGCTGGGCACGGGGTCCGACGACCGCGGGGGTCGCGTCGTCGTCCGGCTCCTCGTCGTCGTACGAGCGCTCGACGACCGGGGCCTCCAGGGACTCGCCCTTCGCCGCGGCGGCGGCCCGCTTGGCCAGGACGCGCTTCCTCAGTGCCTTTATCTGCGGCTCGCGCTCCTTGAGGTCGGCGACGAGCGGCGTGGCGATGAAGATCGAGGAGTACGCGCCGGCGGCGAGGCCGACGAACAGCGACAGCGAGATGTCGTTGAGCATGCCCGCGCCGAGGACACCGCCGCCGATGAACAGCAGGCCCGCCACCGGGAGCAGCGCGACGACCGTGGTGTTGATGGAACGCACCAGGGTGCCGTTGATCGAGCGGTCGGCGATCTCGCTGTAGGTGTAGCGGGTCTGTTTGGTGATGTCCTTCGTCTGTTCCTTGAGGCTGTCGAAGACCACCACCGTGTCGTACAGCGAGTAACCGAGGATCGTGAGCAGACCGATCACGGTGCCCGGGGTGACCTCGAACCCGACGAGCGCGTAGACGCCGACCGTGATGGTGATGTCGTGGATCAGCGCCACGAGCGCGGCGGCGGCCATCCGCCACTCGAAGGCGATCGCCAGATAGATCACCACCAGGACCATGAAGATCGCCAGGCCCTGCCAGGCCTTGTTGGCGATCTGATCACCCCAGCTGGGGCCGACCAGATCGGCGTTGATCTTCTCCGGGTCGACCTTCAGGTCCTTGGAGAGGTCCTTCTTGATCTGGTCGGACTTGCCGGTGTCGACACCGGCGACCTGGATGCGCAGTCCGCCGTTGCCGAGCTTCTGGACGATCGCGTCGTGGCCCGAGGCCTCTTCCGCGTACGTCTCGGCCTGGCTCACCGAGACGCTGGTGCGCTCGGTGGTGAAGACGGCGCCGCCCTGGAACTCGATGCCCATGTTCAGGCCGCGCACCGCGAGGCCCAGGATCGCCGTGATGGTGATCAGGATCGAGACGCCGTACCAGATCTTGCGCTTGCCGACGAAGTCGTAGCCGATCTCACCGCGGTGGAGCCGGGCGCCGAGGGTGCCGAGTTTCGACATCTCACGCCTCCTTCGTGTCGACGGGGGCGGACGCACGACGGGTGCGGCGCAGCGGCGGCTGCACGCCCAGTCGCTTCGGGTCGAGGCCGGACCAGCTGTGGCCCTCCGCGAAGAACTTCCTGCGGGCCAGAAGCGTCATCAGCGGCTTGGTGAAGAAGAAGACGACGACCACGTCGAGCAGGGTGGTGAGCCCCAGGGTGAAGGCGAAGCCCTGGACCTTGCCGACGGTGACGACGAAGAGCACGGCGGCGGCGAGGAACGACACGAAGTCGGAGACCAGGATGGTGCGCCGGGCACGCGGCCAGGCACGCTCGACCGCCGGGCGCATCCTCCGGCCTTCGCGGATCTCGTCACGGATGCGTTCGAAGAACACGATGAACGAGTCCGCGGTGATGCCGATGGCCACGATGGCGCCGCAGACCGCCGGCAGGTTCAGCGCGAACCCGATCGTCGGGCCGAGCAGCGACATGATCACGTACGTCATGACCGCGGAGACCAGCAGCGAGGCGATGGCGATCATCGACAGGCCGCGGTAGTAGACCACCAGGTAGATGATGACCAGGGCCAGGCCGATGGCGCCGGCGATCAGACCGGCCTCCAGCTGCTCGCCGCCGAGCGCGGCGGTGACGGTGGTGACGCTCGCCTCGGTGAAGGTGAGCGGCAGCGCGCCGTACGACAGCATGTTGGCGAGGTCCTGGGCCTCCTGCTGGTCGAAGCTGCCGGAGATCTCCGCGGTGCCGCCGGTCAGCGCCTGGCTGACGTACGGGTCGGAGACGACCTCACCGTCGAGGACGATGGCGAACTGGTTCTGCGGGGACTGGTTCTGCGCCAGCTTGCCCGTGATGCTCGCGAACTTCTTGCCGCCCTTGCCGGTGAAGTCCATGGTGACTTTCCAGCCCGCGGCACCCTGGGTGTCGAACACGGCCGAGGCCTTGTCGACGTCCGTGCCCTCGACCTCGGCCGGGCCGAGGATGTACTTCTGCCACTGGCCCTGCGAGTTCTGGCCGCAGGCCACGGTCGGGTCGCCGGCCTTGACGCCGTCACCGGCCTTGGCGCGGACCGTCTTCTTGCTGCAGTCCAGCTTCGTGTACTCCGCCTGGAGCTTCGCGGTCGCCGGGTCGGTGCTCGCGGACGCCGAGGGGCTGGCAGCGGCGGACTCGCTGCCCGTGCTGCTCCCCGAGGGAGTGGGGTCGGCCTTCAGCGCGTCGGTGACCGCCCGGCCCTGCGAGGTGGCGGAGGCGGAGGGCGACGAGGAGGAGGTGGCCTTCTCGCTCTCCTTCGCCGAGGCGGAAGGGCTCGCGGAGGAACTGCCGGACGCGCTCGGGGACGGGGTCGCGGCGTCGGCGCCGGTGACCTCGGTGACCAGCACGGGACGGAAGTAGAGCTTGGCGGTGGTGCCGACCTGCTCCCGGGCCTGCTCGGAGTTCGTACCCTTGGGGATGTTGACGATGATGTTGCTGTCGCCCTGGGTCTGCACCTCCGCTTCGCTGACGCCCAGACCGTTGACACGGCGGTTCATGATGTCGACCGCGGTGTCCATGTTGGTCTTGTTGATCGCGTTCTTCTGACCGGGCTCGTTCTTCGCCTGGAGCGTGATGCTCGTACCGCCGGCGAGGTCGATGCCCAGTCGCGGTGTCGTGTGCCCGGAGGCGAACATGCCGCCGGTGAGCGCCACGATGGCGATCAGGATCAGGGCCAAGGTGCGTCCCGGCCTGCCCTGGGTGCCCTGTCGGCCCTTCTTGGGTGCTGCCACCTTCTCGTTCTCCCTCTTCGTCCGCCCGGTCTCTCGGTACCTTCGCGGACGGGCATCAAATGGTGGGGGTTCCGCGCGAAGCCGGACGTCCGGGGACCGCGGCGCGCGAGCGGCGCACTCCGCGGTCCCCGGTCGTGGCTACTTCGTGTCGGACTCGCCGTCGGACTTCTTGAGCTCTGCGGCGTCGGTCTTCTTCGGCTCCGCGGCGGCGGACTCGTCGGCGGGCTCGACGACGGACTCGGCGGTCGGCTCGGCGACGGGCTCGTCGGCCGCGTCCTTCTTGCCGAGGTCGATGTGCTTGTCGTCGGAGACGTCGGCGGACTCGTCCGTCTCGGTGAGGGAGGAGGCGTCGTCCGGCACGACCGACTCGTCGGACTTCAGGTCGTGCTCGATGCCGTGGACGATGCGGTTGTACTCGTCGTCGCCGAGGACCGCGCCGATGGCGTTCTTCGCGAAGAGCAGGTCGACGCCCGGGCCTGCGTCAAGGAGGACCGTCTCCTCGTTGACCTCCTTGACGGTCGCGTACATGCCACCGATCGTGCGGACGCCGGTGCCGGGCTGCATCTCGTTGCGCATCTGCGCAGCCGCATTCTGCTTCTTCTTGGCCGACCGGGTCATCAGGAACATGGCCCCGATGAGCACGATGAACGGGAGGAGGGTCACGAGACTCACGGGACGGAACTTCCTTCATTCGACCGCGATGGTGAGCGGCCTGCTGGATGGGGGTATGTACGCCGTCTACAAGGGCGGCATCGGCGGAGTCTAAGCGAGTCCGCCGTCAAGGAACAACGCTCAGCATGGCACCGGGGTTCCTGACCTCGCGAGCCCCCTCGCCGTCACGCCCCGAACAGGTCCCCTTGTCCGTTTCCACCGGTTGACGACCGGGGCGGCGTGAGGCCCAGGTGAGCCCACGCGGCCGGGGTGGCGACGCGTCCGCGGGGCGTCCGGGCCAGCAGCCCCTCCCGTACGAGGAAGGGCTCGGCCACCTCTTCGACGGTCTCCCGCTCCTCCCCCACGGCCACGGCGAGGGTGGAGAGGCCGACGGGCCCGCCGCCGAAGAGCTTGAGGAGGGCTTCGAGGACGCCCCGGTCGAGGCGGTCGAGGCCGCGGCTGTCCACTTCGTACACCGCGAGGGCGGCGCCGGAGATGGCCTGGTCGATGACGCCGTCGGCCTTGACCTGGGCGTAGTCGCGGACCCGGCGCAGCAGGCGGTTGGCGATACGCGGCGTGCCCCGGGAGCGGCCGGCGATCTCGGCGGCCCCGTCCGTGTCGATCTCCACGTCGAGCAGATGTGCGGAGCGGTGGATGACCCGCTCCAGCTCGGCGGGCTCGTAGAACTCCATGTGGGCGGTGAAGCCGAAGCGGTCGCGCAGCGGGGGCGGCAGCAGGCCCGCGCGCGTGGTGGCGCCGACGAGCGTGAAGGGCGGCAGTTCGAGGGGGATGGCGGTGGCGCCGGGGCCCTTGCCGACGATGACGTCGACGCGGAAGTCCTCCATCGCCATGTAGAGCATCTCCTCGGCGGGCCGCGACATGCGGTGGATCTCGTCGAGGAAGAGGACCTCGCCCTCCTGGAGGGAGGAGAGGATCGCCGCGAGGTCGCCCGCGTGCTGGATGGCGGGGCCGCTGGTGATGCGGATCGGGGCCTCCATCTCGGCGGCGATGATCATCGAGAGGGTGGTCTTGCCCAGGCCGGGGGCGCCGGAGAGCAGCACGTGGTCGGCGGTGGCGCCCCGCGCGCGTGCGGCGCGCAGGACGAGGTCGAGCTGCTCGCGGACCTTCTCCTGGCCGATGAACTCACCGAGGTCCTTGGGCCGCAGGGCGGCCTCGACGGCCTGCTCCTCACGGTCCCCGGCCGCACCGACGAGCCGCTCGCCGCTACCGTCGTCGGTCGTCTCGTCCCAGTTCATTCGGCGTGCCTCGCGGTGTAGTGGATCAGGTCGTACGGACGTGGGGCGCCCCGGAGGGGCGCGGGGAACTGCGCGACCGGCCACGACGGCGCCGCAGCTTCATGACGACCGCTCCCCGGCAGGGCTCAGCGTGCCCGGTTCAGGGTCTGCAAGGCAGCCTTCAGGAGCTGCCCGACCTGAGGCGCGCCCTCGGCGGCCTCCGCCTGCGGCGCGACCGCGGACACCGCTTCATCGGCCTCCCGGGTCGCGTACCCCAGCCCGATCAGCGCGGCGTGCAACTGCTCCCGCCACCCCGCGGCGACGGGCCGACCGATCGCCGCGCCCCCCGTGCCGAGCGGCTCACCGAGGCGGTCCTTCAGTTCGAGCAGCAGCTTCTGGGCGCCCTTCTTGCCGATGCCCGGGACGGCGGTGAGCGCCTTCTCGTCCCCGGTGGACACGGCGCGGCGCAGGGCGTCCGGGCTGTGCACGGCGAGCATCGCCTGGGCCAGCCGCGGCCCCACCCCGCTGGCGGTCTGCAGCAGCACGAAGGTCTGGCGCTCGTCGTCGTCCGCGAAGCCGTACAGCGTGAGCGAGTCCTCGCGGACGACCAGGGAGGTGGCGAGCCGGGCCTCCTGGCCCATCCGCAGTCCGGAGAGGGTGTCGGGGGTGCACTGGACGGCGATGCCGATACCGCCCACCTCGACCACCGCGGAGTCGGGGGCGAGGGCGGCGACCTTGCCGCTGACGAAGGCGATCATCGGGTGACCTTCCGGGTGGAGAGCTGGGCCCGGCGGTGCGCGGCCTGTGCCTGCTGGAGGCGGTTCACTGCCGGGGCACGCCAGATGTGACAGATGGCGAGGGCGAGGGCGTCGGCGGCGTCGGCGGGCTTGGGGGGCGCGTCGAGCCGCAGCAGCCGGGTGACCATGGCTCCGACCTGGGCCTTGTCGGCGCGGCCGTTGCCGGTGACGGCGGCCTTGACCTCGCTGGGGGTGTGCAGGGCGACGGGGATGCCGCGCCGGGCCGCGCAGAGCATCGCGACCGCGCTGGCCTGGGCCGTGCCCATCACCGTACGGACGTTGTGCTGGCTGAACACCCGCTCCACGGCGACGTATTCGGGGCGGTGGTCGTCGAGCCACTGCTCGATGCCCTGCTCGATGGCGACGAGGCGCTGCCCCAACTCCGCGTCGGAGGGGGTGCGGACGACTCCGACGCCGATCATGGTGAGCGGCCGGCCCGCCACGCCCTCGACGACCCCGACACCGCACCGGGTCAATCCGGGGTCAACGCCCAGTACCCGCACCCGGCCCCCTCCTTCGACTCGTCGGCCCCACCCGGCCACCACCGGGGAGCTGCCCCCGATTCGTGCAGGTTATCGGGTGCCACCGACAACGCCCGCCAGCGACGCCCGACAAGGGGACGGCCGACAACGGGACGGGCCGACGGGGTGTGTCCCGTCGGCCCGTTGAGCCCGTACCGTCCGCGGCGCGACGACGCGCAGCGTGCGGTGTGCGGCGCGCGGTGCTACGCGTCGACCTTCTCCATGACCTCGTCGCTCACGTCGAAGTTGGCGAAGACGTTCTGCACGTCGTCGCTGTCCTCAAGGGCGTCGATGAGCTTGAAGATCTTCCGGGCGCCCTCCTCGTCCAGTTCGACCTGCATGGTCGGGACGAAGTTGGCGTCGGCGGAGTCGTAGTCGATGCCGGCCTCCTGGAGCGCGGTGCGCACCGCGACCAGGTCGGTGGCCTCGGAGAGGACCTCGAAGGTGTCACCGAGGTCGTTGACCTCCTCGGCACCCGCGTCGAGCACGGCACCCAGGACGTCGTCCTCGGACAGTTCGCCCTTGGGGACGATGACGACGCCCTTGCGGTTGAAGAGGTACGAGACGGAACCC is a genomic window containing:
- the ruvC gene encoding crossover junction endodeoxyribonuclease RuvC; the encoded protein is MRVLGVDPGLTRCGVGVVEGVAGRPLTMIGVGVVRTPSDAELGQRLVAIEQGIEQWLDDHRPEYVAVERVFSQHNVRTVMGTAQASAVAMLCAARRGIPVALHTPSEVKAAVTGNGRADKAQVGAMVTRLLRLDAPPKPADAADALALAICHIWRAPAVNRLQQAQAAHRRAQLSTRKVTR
- the ruvA gene encoding Holliday junction branch migration protein RuvA; its protein translation is MIAFVSGKVAALAPDSAVVEVGGIGIAVQCTPDTLSGLRMGQEARLATSLVVREDSLTLYGFADDDERQTFVLLQTASGVGPRLAQAMLAVHSPDALRRAVSTGDEKALTAVPGIGKKGAQKLLLELKDRLGEPLGTGGAAIGRPVAAGWREQLHAALIGLGYATREADEAVSAVAPQAEAAEGAPQVGQLLKAALQTLNRAR